A window from Pseudomonas campi encodes these proteins:
- a CDS encoding DUF481 domain-containing protein: protein MTVSRSLLCLALSAISTPLIADTVWLKNGDKLTGTIELVDGGKLLLKTDYAGSITLDLHKVATLESERELLVKQDDFTGERAKSLKPAGEGQVELVNGEAPKVVALASIAQILPPKPLVQDLLWTGRVDFSADYKSAENDVKDYDIDLATQARHGAWRHSFGAEYDHEIKDDEKKTDRVELDYDLDRFLTKQFFWQGQLKYTHDRMDDLQTQRTVGTGPGYQFWDDALGAFSMAGLLNRNDFVFANGESEHFNSAAMEWDYTRKLIGNNIELYSQGELGAPFIDEVDYIIDTEAGVRYKLNSWAALSLKAEWDKVVSENGDTDERRYMLGLGVGW from the coding sequence ATGACTGTTTCCCGTTCCCTGTTGTGCCTGGCGCTGAGCGCCATCTCCACTCCGCTGATTGCCGATACCGTGTGGCTGAAGAACGGTGACAAGCTCACCGGCACTATCGAACTGGTCGATGGCGGCAAGCTGCTGCTGAAAACCGACTATGCCGGCTCGATCACCCTCGATCTGCACAAGGTCGCCACCCTGGAGAGCGAGCGCGAGCTGCTGGTCAAGCAGGATGACTTCACCGGTGAGCGGGCCAAGTCGCTGAAACCGGCGGGTGAGGGGCAGGTCGAGCTGGTCAATGGCGAGGCGCCGAAAGTGGTGGCACTGGCCTCGATTGCCCAGATCCTGCCGCCCAAGCCGCTGGTGCAGGATCTGCTCTGGACCGGGCGTGTGGATTTTTCCGCCGACTACAAGAGCGCGGAAAATGATGTGAAGGACTACGACATCGACCTTGCCACCCAGGCCCGTCATGGTGCCTGGCGGCACAGCTTCGGCGCCGAATACGATCATGAGATCAAGGACGACGAGAAGAAGACCGACCGGGTCGAACTCGACTACGACCTCGATCGCTTCCTCACCAAGCAGTTCTTCTGGCAGGGCCAGCTCAAGTACACCCACGACCGTATGGATGATCTACAAACCCAACGCACCGTCGGTACCGGTCCCGGCTACCAGTTCTGGGACGATGCCCTTGGTGCCTTCTCCATGGCCGGTCTGCTCAACCGCAACGACTTCGTCTTTGCCAATGGCGAGAGCGAGCACTTCAACTCGGCAGCCATGGAGTGGGACTACACGCGCAAGCTGATCGGCAACAATATCGAGCTGTACAGTCAAGGTGAGCTGGGCGCGCCCTTCATCGACGAAGTCGACTACATCATCGATACCGAGGCTGGCGTGCGCTACAAGCTCAACAGCTGGGCAGCGCTGAGCCTCAAGGCCGAGTGGGACAAGGTCGTCAGTGAGAACGGCGATACCGACGAGCGCCGCTACATGCTCGGTCTGGGCGTCGGCTGGTAA
- a CDS encoding DUF481 domain-containing protein — MLLRFLLSTVLWLAWPAWADTVWLNNGDRLSGEILLLDGGKLALKTKYAGRVLIDWKDIDTLRSDKPLMLRRVGLDSESSEGLQAAGPGLVTVVGSGNETVPLASISRLVPPRPLLKDRLWEGNLDAKLDLERNEDSTDEFKIKGNTRVEHGRWRHVLNGQLEHETKNDEEKEDNWELEYDLDRFFTDHWFWRTGYEQEEDQFENINRQRILGTGPGYRFWDDELGRLDLIGQVNRVRLDSPQGELAFDTWSLEWDYKRQLWGTRLEFYSTAELQVPQIDEIDYVFDSEAGLRYRLNDWARLSLLYELDQLRGLGNTYSEQRYLIGLGVGW, encoded by the coding sequence ATGCTGCTGCGCTTCCTGCTTTCGACTGTTCTCTGGCTCGCCTGGCCGGCATGGGCGGACACCGTCTGGCTGAACAATGGTGACCGCCTGAGCGGCGAGATCCTCCTGCTCGACGGCGGCAAGCTGGCCCTGAAAACCAAGTATGCCGGGCGCGTGCTGATCGACTGGAAGGATATCGACACCCTGCGCTCGGACAAACCCCTGATGTTGCGCCGGGTCGGGCTCGACAGCGAAAGCAGTGAGGGTTTGCAGGCGGCCGGGCCGGGCCTGGTGACCGTGGTTGGCAGCGGCAACGAGACGGTGCCGCTGGCCAGCATCAGCCGCCTGGTGCCGCCGCGGCCACTGCTCAAGGATCGCCTGTGGGAAGGCAACCTCGATGCCAAGCTGGATCTGGAACGCAACGAGGACAGCACCGACGAGTTCAAGATCAAGGGCAATACGCGGGTCGAGCACGGTCGCTGGCGCCATGTGCTGAATGGCCAACTGGAGCACGAGACCAAGAACGACGAGGAGAAGGAAGACAACTGGGAACTGGAGTACGACCTCGACCGTTTTTTCACCGATCACTGGTTCTGGCGTACCGGCTATGAGCAGGAGGAAGACCAGTTCGAGAACATCAACCGCCAGCGCATTCTCGGCACTGGCCCCGGCTATCGTTTCTGGGATGACGAACTGGGGCGGCTGGACCTGATCGGACAGGTCAATCGGGTACGCCTGGACTCACCGCAGGGAGAATTGGCTTTCGACACCTGGTCGCTGGAGTGGGACTACAAACGCCAGTTGTGGGGCACGCGGCTGGAGTTTTACAGCACGGCCGAACTGCAGGTGCCGCAGATCGACGAGATCGACTATGTGTTCGACAGCGAGGCCGGCCTGCGGTATCGCCTGAATGACTGGGCCCGGCTGTCGCTGCTCTATGAGCTGGACCAGTTGCGGGGGCTGGGCAACACCTATTCGGAGCAGCGTTATCTGATTGGCTTAGGGGTCGGCTGGTAA
- a CDS encoding MGMT family protein translates to MSKTPVTERGIVAEHAPALDPTASAEGRRAALYLLLSQIPAGKVTSYGELAAFAGLGRAARWVGRTLSQLPPDTRLPWHRVLGAGGRLSLPAGSPSGDEQRARLREEGLTISNNRVDMRRHGWRPMELND, encoded by the coding sequence ATGAGCAAGACACCAGTAACCGAACGGGGAATCGTCGCAGAGCATGCCCCCGCCCTCGACCCGACGGCAAGCGCCGAGGGCCGGCGGGCTGCACTCTACCTGCTGTTGTCACAAATTCCGGCGGGCAAGGTCACCAGCTACGGCGAACTGGCGGCCTTCGCCGGACTCGGCCGCGCCGCGCGCTGGGTGGGTCGCACGCTCAGCCAGTTGCCGCCCGACACTCGCCTGCCCTGGCACCGCGTGCTCGGCGCGGGCGGACGACTGAGCCTGCCGGCAGGCAGCCCGAGCGGCGACGAACAGCGCGCGCGCCTGCGTGAAGAAGGCCTGACCATCAGCAACAACCGCGTCGATATGCGCCGTCACGGCTGGCGTCCGATGGAGCTCAACGATTAG
- a CDS encoding AmpG family muropeptide MFS transporter — MPRKSWRAALATYAHPASLALLLLGFAAGLPYMLVFSTLSVWLREAGVAHQTIGYASLIGLAYAFKWVWAPMLDQWRLPLLGKLGRRRSWLVLSQVLVALGLIGMALCDPQQHLSWLIGVAVVVAFASATQDIAVDAYRLEIVDDNRQAALAASYMAGYRVAALLATAGALYFAGWFGAVDGNYQHGAWASTYLLFAMLMLPGLFTTLWMREPPVPLKTQISAARYGLYHQLASVLVLILLLISVPAMFTQLFKSDILLSLQGAISPLELLRDDRAFLRFLLYTIITSLCLSAMGRRSLAPVLTPINDFILRYRWQALLLLGLIATYRMSDTVMGVMANVFYIDMGFAKSQIASVSKLFGLFMTLFGAAMGGLLIVRFGILPILLIGGAASAGTNLLFALLAGLGVISDSSFAGQNVLDLLQALNPHMLMLVVTITLDNFSSGLATAAFVAYLSSLTNLKFSATQYALLSSIMLLLPRLVGGSSGLMVEKLGYAQFFLATALLGIPTLLLILMQWGRERSQPNGNGETPLPSSSEQP, encoded by the coding sequence ATGCCCCGTAAATCCTGGCGCGCCGCCCTCGCCACCTATGCCCATCCGGCCTCGCTGGCCCTGCTGTTGCTGGGCTTTGCCGCCGGTTTGCCGTACATGCTGGTGTTCTCCACCCTGTCGGTATGGCTGCGTGAAGCCGGCGTCGCCCACCAGACCATCGGCTACGCCAGCCTCATCGGCCTGGCCTATGCCTTCAAATGGGTCTGGGCACCGATGCTCGACCAGTGGCGCCTGCCGCTGCTGGGCAAGCTGGGCCGCCGCCGCTCCTGGCTGGTGCTGTCGCAGGTGCTGGTGGCGCTGGGACTGATCGGCATGGCGCTGTGCGACCCGCAGCAGCATCTGTCCTGGCTGATCGGCGTGGCCGTGGTGGTGGCCTTCGCCTCGGCCACCCAGGACATCGCGGTGGATGCCTACCGCCTGGAAATCGTCGACGACAACCGCCAGGCCGCCCTGGCCGCCAGCTACATGGCCGGCTACCGGGTCGCCGCCCTGCTTGCCACCGCCGGCGCGCTGTATTTCGCCGGCTGGTTCGGCGCGGTGGATGGCAACTACCAGCACGGCGCCTGGGCCAGCACCTACCTGCTGTTCGCCATGCTCATGCTGCCGGGGCTGTTCACCACGCTGTGGATGCGCGAGCCGCCGGTGCCACTGAAGACGCAGATCTCCGCCGCGCGCTACGGCCTCTACCACCAGCTGGCCTCGGTGCTGGTGCTGATCCTGCTGCTGATTTCGGTGCCGGCGATGTTCACCCAGCTGTTCAAGAGCGACATCCTGCTGAGCCTGCAAGGCGCCATCAGCCCCCTGGAACTGCTGCGCGATGACCGCGCCTTCCTGCGCTTCCTGCTCTATACCATTATCACCAGCCTGTGCCTGTCGGCCATGGGCCGGCGCAGCCTGGCACCGGTACTCACGCCGATCAACGACTTCATCCTGCGCTACCGCTGGCAGGCCCTGCTGCTGCTGGGCCTGATCGCCACCTATCGCATGTCCGATACGGTGATGGGGGTGATGGCCAACGTCTTCTACATCGACATGGGCTTCGCCAAGAGCCAGATCGCCAGCGTCAGCAAGCTGTTCGGCCTGTTCATGACCCTGTTCGGCGCGGCGATGGGCGGCCTGCTGATCGTGCGCTTCGGCATCCTGCCGATCCTGCTGATCGGTGGTGCCGCGTCGGCCGGCACCAACCTGCTGTTCGCCCTGCTCGCCGGCCTCGGGGTGATCAGCGACAGCAGCTTCGCCGGGCAGAACGTCCTCGACCTGCTGCAGGCGCTGAACCCGCACATGCTGATGCTGGTGGTGACCATCACCCTCGACAACTTCAGCTCCGGGCTGGCCACGGCGGCGTTCGTCGCCTACCTGTCGAGCCTGACCAACCTGAAGTTCTCCGCCACCCAGTACGCCCTGCTCAGCTCGATCATGCTGCTGCTGCCGCGCCTGGTCGGCGGCTCGTCCGGCCTGATGGTGGAGAAGCTCGGCTATGCCCAGTTCTTCCTCGCCACCGCCCTGCTCGGCATTCCCACCCTGCTGCTGATTCTCATGCAGTGGGGCCGTGAACGCAGCCAGCCGAACGGCAACGGTGAAACGCCACTGCCGAGCAGTTCCGAGCAGCCATGA
- a CDS encoding YajQ family cyclic di-GMP-binding protein, with the protein MPSFDVVSELDKHELTNAVDNAVKELERRFDLRGKCSFESKDKTVTLTAEADFMLEQMLEILRLNLVKRKIDSQCMELKDPFASGKVIKQEVTFREGIDKELAKKIVAHVKDAKLKVQAAIQGEQVRITGKKRDDLQEAIAVLRAKEFGMPLQYNNFRD; encoded by the coding sequence ATGCCTTCGTTCGACGTGGTGTCCGAACTGGATAAACACGAACTGACCAACGCCGTGGACAACGCGGTGAAGGAATTGGAGCGGCGCTTCGACCTGCGCGGCAAATGCAGCTTCGAGAGCAAGGACAAGACCGTTACCTTGACCGCCGAAGCCGATTTCATGCTGGAGCAGATGTTGGAGATCCTGCGGCTCAATCTGGTCAAGCGCAAGATCGACAGCCAGTGCATGGAGCTCAAGGATCCCTTCGCCTCCGGCAAGGTCATCAAGCAGGAAGTGACCTTCCGCGAGGGCATCGACAAGGAGCTGGCGAAGAAGATCGTCGCCCACGTCAAGGATGCCAAGCTCAAGGTACAGGCTGCCATCCAGGGCGAGCAGGTACGCATCACCGGCAAGAAGCGCGATGACCTGCAGGAAGCGATTGCGGTCCTGCGTGCCAAGGAATTCGGCATGCCGCTGCAGTACAACAACTTCCGCGATTGA
- a CDS encoding response regulator: MPNPHLSILVVDDAKFSSAMIGRALSQAGYQDVRFATSAAEALQLLEQRPASVLLADWLMPEMDGLELTGRVRQLDETADHYTYVILLTGKEGDNVLVEAFDRGVDDFVSKATMNEQLVPRVYAADRLCNTLHRLLNENRMLTLNIASLEQRNLVDPLTGLGNPRYLQQRLQESLRQVESRGGAVCYLLIGLQEAGSLRQQYGNGFYNELLHGVARRLQQLVRPLDVLARIDDNHFALITLIDDLQECSPSSFKRLHEGLNLKAFKTSEGFISLKAGIALVGLDAKSLPIEAQTLVEHANRLLPSSYSSGRVSALRLPLPQ; the protein is encoded by the coding sequence ATGCCCAACCCCCATCTCAGCATTCTGGTGGTGGACGACGCCAAGTTCTCCAGCGCCATGATCGGTCGCGCCCTCAGCCAGGCCGGTTACCAGGATGTGCGTTTCGCCACCAGTGCCGCCGAAGCCCTGCAGCTGCTCGAGCAGCGCCCGGCCAGCGTGCTGCTGGCCGACTGGCTGATGCCGGAGATGGACGGCCTCGAGCTGACCGGCCGGGTGCGCCAGCTGGATGAGACCGCCGACCACTACACCTACGTCATCCTGCTCACCGGCAAGGAAGGCGACAACGTGCTGGTGGAGGCCTTCGACCGTGGCGTCGACGACTTCGTCAGCAAGGCGACGATGAACGAACAGCTGGTGCCACGCGTCTACGCCGCCGACCGCCTGTGCAACACCCTGCACCGTCTGCTCAACGAAAACCGCATGCTCACCCTGAACATCGCCAGCCTCGAGCAGCGCAACCTGGTCGACCCGCTGACCGGCCTGGGCAACCCACGCTACCTGCAGCAGCGCCTGCAGGAGAGCCTGCGCCAGGTGGAGTCGCGCGGCGGTGCCGTGTGCTACCTGCTGATCGGCCTGCAGGAAGCCGGCAGCCTGCGCCAGCAGTATGGCAACGGCTTCTATAACGAACTGCTGCACGGCGTGGCTCGCCGCCTGCAGCAGCTGGTCCGCCCACTGGATGTGCTGGCGCGTATCGACGACAACCACTTCGCCCTGATCACCCTGATCGACGACCTGCAGGAGTGCTCGCCGAGCAGCTTCAAGCGCCTGCACGAAGGCCTCAACCTCAAGGCGTTCAAGACCAGCGAAGGTTTCATCAGCCTCAAGGCCGGCATCGCCCTGGTCGGCCTGGATGCCAAGTCACTGCCGATCGAGGCGCAAACCCTGGTCGAGCACGCCAACCGGCTGTTGCCAAGCTCCTACTCCAGCGGTCGGGTCAGCGCCCTGCGCCTGCCGTTACCGCAGTGA
- a CDS encoding putative 2-dehydropantoate 2-reductase, whose translation MTWHVLGAGSLGSLWAARLARAGLPVRLILRDPTRLAAYRAAGGLRLSEAGHTHLYPIPAETADSPGPVQRLLLACKAYDAEEAAASLAPRLSANAEIILLQNGLGSQDAVATRLPRARCILASSTEGAFRDADFSVVFAGQGHTWLGRAGQDQAPAWLSDLQQAGIPHTWSAEILGKLWRKLALNCAINPLTVLHDCRNGGLADYPGEVASLCMELSTLLQQCQQASAAEGLHEEVQRVIAATAANYSSMHQDVAQGRRTEIAYLLGYACHAAAQRQLAVPLLQTLHQRLSAHLAARGLPTT comes from the coding sequence ATGACCTGGCACGTTCTCGGTGCCGGCAGCCTGGGCAGCCTGTGGGCTGCGCGCCTGGCGCGTGCCGGCCTGCCGGTACGCCTGATACTGCGTGACCCGACGCGCCTGGCGGCCTACCGCGCCGCCGGCGGGCTGCGCCTGAGCGAAGCAGGGCATACACACCTCTACCCCATCCCCGCGGAAACCGCTGACAGCCCAGGCCCGGTGCAGCGCCTGCTGCTGGCCTGCAAGGCCTACGATGCCGAGGAAGCGGCCGCCAGCCTGGCCCCACGCCTGAGTGCCAATGCCGAAATCATCCTGCTGCAGAACGGCCTGGGCAGCCAGGACGCCGTCGCCACGCGCCTGCCGCGGGCCCGCTGCATCCTCGCCAGCAGTACCGAAGGAGCCTTTCGCGACGCTGACTTCAGCGTGGTGTTCGCCGGCCAGGGGCATACCTGGCTCGGCCGCGCAGGACAAGACCAAGCACCGGCCTGGCTCAGCGACCTGCAGCAAGCCGGCATCCCGCACACCTGGAGCGCCGAGATCCTCGGCAAGCTGTGGCGCAAGCTGGCGCTGAACTGCGCGATCAACCCGCTGACGGTGCTGCATGACTGCCGCAATGGCGGTCTTGCAGACTATCCAGGGGAAGTCGCCAGCCTCTGCATGGAGCTGAGCACGCTGCTCCAGCAGTGCCAGCAGGCCAGCGCCGCAGAGGGCCTGCACGAAGAGGTGCAGCGGGTGATCGCCGCCACGGCGGCCAACTATTCCTCCATGCACCAGGACGTGGCCCAGGGCCGGCGCACGGAAATCGCCTACCTGCTCGGCTATGCCTGCCACGCGGCCGCCCAACGCCAGCTGGCCGTGCCCCTGTTGCAGACCCTGCACCAGCGACTGAGCGCACATCTGGCCGCACGCGGATTGCCCACCACCTGA
- a CDS encoding sensor histidine kinase has product MTRLRQRLDNLPVGRKVLAALLVLLATVLLVANLAFISAAYWISQESVAPEALHTLGRLIASPEVSQKALASPAAAQALLQNLDSYSPLRAAALYDRRGMRIAQVQLGDALQLPVHTELLESWRQGEFRATQVIELPQPGKQSGYLLLVASSELPGVFYTGTLTASGVILVVSILLWTLIARQIRRLITRPIRHLEELTRQVTREENYALRVARGNQDEIGSLADAFNTMLSRMEAREQQLKRARDDAQDAFDQAQTLAEETRHSNRKLELEVQVRGKIEKKLTGFQKYLNSIIDSMPSALIALDEQLYVTQWNQEASALSGTRLDEALNQPVFLAFPSLKPFLPQLKRTAEQHKVEKIERVTWNKGEEPHHYALTFYPLVGGSGRGVVIRIDDITQRLSLEDMMVQSEKMLSVGGLAAGMAHEINNPLGAILHNVQNIRRRLSPELAKNQEQAVEVGIALDDVTAYLEAREIPQLLDGIQQAGSRAAKIVSHMLSFSRRSNRQMAPCLLPALVDQALEIAGNDFDLADSFDFKTLLIQREFDENLGAVPATANELEQVLLNLLKNAAQAIHQRDDEDEPGRIILRTRLNPPWAEIQVEDNGIGMPEHVRKRIFEPFFTTKEVGQGTGLGLSVSYFIVTNNHKGQMEVHSTPGQGTCFTLRLPLTPSSESTSI; this is encoded by the coding sequence TTGACCCGTCTGCGCCAGCGCCTCGACAACCTGCCGGTCGGCCGCAAAGTGCTCGCTGCGCTGCTGGTGCTGCTGGCCACCGTGCTGCTGGTGGCCAACCTGGCCTTCATCAGCGCCGCCTACTGGATTTCCCAGGAAAGCGTGGCGCCCGAAGCCCTGCACACCCTCGGCCGCCTGATCGCCAGCCCGGAAGTCAGTCAGAAGGCCCTGGCCTCGCCGGCCGCAGCCCAGGCCCTGCTGCAGAACCTCGACAGCTACAGCCCGCTGCGCGCCGCCGCTCTGTATGACCGCAGAGGCATGCGCATCGCCCAGGTGCAGCTGGGCGATGCCCTGCAACTCCCCGTACACACCGAGCTGCTGGAAAGCTGGCGCCAGGGCGAGTTCCGCGCCACCCAGGTGATCGAGCTGCCACAACCGGGCAAACAATCCGGCTATTTGCTGCTGGTCGCCTCCAGCGAACTGCCTGGGGTGTTCTACACCGGCACCCTGACCGCCAGCGGCGTGATCCTGGTCGTCAGCATTCTGCTCTGGACCCTGATCGCCCGGCAGATCCGGCGTCTGATTACCCGGCCGATCCGTCATCTGGAAGAGCTCACCCGCCAGGTCACCCGCGAGGAGAACTACGCCCTGCGCGTCGCGCGTGGCAACCAGGACGAGATCGGCAGCCTGGCCGATGCCTTCAACACCATGCTCAGCCGCATGGAAGCCCGCGAACAGCAACTCAAGCGCGCCCGCGATGACGCCCAGGATGCCTTCGACCAAGCCCAGACCCTGGCCGAGGAGACCCGTCACTCCAACCGCAAGCTGGAGCTGGAAGTGCAGGTACGCGGCAAGATCGAGAAAAAACTCACCGGCTTCCAGAAGTACCTCAACAGCATCATCGACTCCATGCCCTCGGCGCTGATCGCCCTCGACGAACAGCTCTACGTCACCCAGTGGAACCAGGAGGCCAGCGCGCTTTCCGGCACCCGCCTGGACGAAGCGCTGAACCAGCCGGTGTTTCTTGCCTTCCCTTCGCTGAAACCCTTTCTGCCGCAGCTCAAGCGCACCGCCGAGCAGCACAAGGTGGAAAAGATCGAGCGGGTGACCTGGAACAAGGGCGAAGAGCCGCACCACTATGCCCTGACCTTCTACCCACTGGTGGGCGGCAGCGGCCGGGGCGTGGTGATCCGCATCGACGACATCACCCAGCGCCTGTCCCTGGAAGACATGATGGTGCAATCGGAGAAGATGCTCTCGGTCGGCGGCCTGGCGGCCGGCATGGCCCACGAGATCAACAACCCGCTCGGCGCCATCCTGCATAACGTGCAGAACATCCGCCGCCGGCTCTCGCCGGAGCTGGCGAAGAACCAGGAGCAGGCGGTGGAGGTCGGTATCGCCCTCGACGATGTCACCGCCTACCTGGAAGCCCGCGAGATCCCCCAGTTGCTCGACGGCATTCAGCAGGCCGGCTCGCGGGCAGCGAAGATCGTCAGCCACATGCTCAGCTTCAGCCGGCGCAGCAACCGGCAGATGGCGCCCTGCCTGCTGCCGGCCCTGGTCGACCAGGCCCTGGAAATCGCCGGCAACGACTTCGACCTGGCCGACAGCTTCGACTTCAAGACCCTGCTCATCCAGCGCGAATTCGACGAAAACCTGGGGGCGGTGCCGGCCACCGCCAACGAGCTTGAGCAAGTCTTGCTCAACCTGCTGAAGAACGCCGCCCAGGCGATTCACCAGCGCGACGATGAGGACGAGCCGGGACGCATCATTCTGCGCACCCGACTCAATCCGCCGTGGGCGGAAATCCAGGTGGAAGACAACGGCATCGGCATGCCCGAGCATGTGCGCAAGCGCATCTTCGAGCCCTTCTTCACCACCAAGGAAGTCGGCCAGGGCACCGGCCTGGGCCTGTCCGTGTCCTATTTCATCGTCACCAACAACCACAAGGGGCAGATGGAAGTGCATTCCACACCGGGCCAGGGCACCTGTTTCACCCTGCGCCTGCCCCTGACTCCCAGCAGCGAAAGCACGAGCATCTGA
- a CDS encoding cob(I)yrinic acid a,c-diamide adenosyltransferase: MGYRLSKIYTKTGDKGETGLADGRRVGKDHPRVEAMGELDLLNSHLGLLLAELAEHAARWPGLSELIDVLAPCQHRLFDLGGELAMPAYQALDEAEVQRLEAAIDLWNEEVGALENFILPGGSRLIAQAHVCRSLARNAERRCQHLNAVEPLREVGMAYVNRLSDLLFVAARLIARRQQINEVLWQAAAKP; this comes from the coding sequence ATGGGTTATCGACTGAGCAAGATCTACACGAAGACCGGCGACAAGGGCGAAACCGGCCTGGCCGACGGCCGCCGTGTAGGCAAGGACCACCCGCGCGTGGAGGCCATGGGCGAGCTGGATCTGCTCAACAGCCACCTTGGCCTGCTGCTGGCCGAACTGGCCGAGCACGCAGCCAGGTGGCCGGGACTGAGCGAGCTCATCGACGTCCTGGCGCCCTGCCAGCACCGCCTGTTCGACCTCGGTGGTGAGCTGGCGATGCCGGCCTACCAGGCCCTCGATGAGGCGGAAGTACAGCGCCTGGAAGCGGCCATCGACCTGTGGAACGAGGAAGTCGGGGCCCTGGAAAACTTCATCCTCCCCGGCGGCTCCCGCCTGATCGCCCAGGCCCATGTCTGCCGCAGCCTGGCGCGCAACGCCGAACGCCGCTGCCAGCACCTGAATGCGGTGGAGCCACTGCGCGAAGTGGGCATGGCCTACGTCAATCGCCTGTCCGACCTGCTGTTCGTCGCCGCCCGCCTGATCGCCCGCCGCCAGCAGATCAATGAAGTGCTGTGGCAGGCGGCGGCCAAGCCCTAA